The following are encoded in a window of Telmatobacter sp. DSM 110680 genomic DNA:
- a CDS encoding cytochrome c3 family protein: protein MAQIFDRSSNALARASLVLTGLIVIALGVTLDQLQRSPWVTRQGQRPEQPVPFSHKHHVTGLGLQCQYCHTSVEKSSYAGIPPTKTCMNCHAQIWTNAALLQPVRDSWATGESLPWIKVHDLPDYVYFSHEIHVNKGLGCASCHGRVDQMPLMYAQNTLQMEWCLNCHRNPAKNLRPTSQLYNMAWESPASDRPVWCATSDVKEGTPTAQSVNCVTKDPSGEGPQVAALQMPGSPTTGKAGAAPVSEVPAALHYEKFTSQDQLGHFLLKQYHIRTPNELSSCEVCHR from the coding sequence ATGGCGCAGATATTTGACCGCAGCTCCAATGCTTTGGCTCGAGCGAGCCTGGTGCTGACTGGTCTGATTGTGATTGCACTCGGAGTAACGCTCGATCAGTTGCAGCGCTCCCCATGGGTTACTCGCCAAGGCCAGAGACCCGAACAGCCAGTTCCATTCAGCCATAAACATCACGTGACGGGACTCGGACTGCAGTGCCAGTACTGCCACACCTCGGTTGAGAAATCCAGCTATGCGGGCATTCCTCCTACCAAGACCTGCATGAACTGCCATGCGCAGATCTGGACCAACGCTGCGCTGCTGCAACCGGTGCGCGACAGTTGGGCCACTGGTGAGTCGCTTCCCTGGATCAAGGTGCACGACCTTCCCGACTACGTTTATTTCAGTCACGAGATTCACGTGAACAAGGGTCTCGGCTGCGCCAGTTGTCATGGCCGGGTCGATCAGATGCCGCTGATGTACGCGCAGAACACGCTGCAGATGGAGTGGTGCCTCAACTGCCATCGCAATCCAGCCAAGAATCTGCGTCCCACGAGCCAGCTTTACAACATGGCATGGGAATCGCCTGCGTCGGATCGTCCAGTATGGTGCGCGACGAGCGACGTAAAAGAAGGCACACCCACGGCGCAGAGCGTTAACTGCGTAACCAAAGATCCGAGCGGTGAAGGCCCGCAGGTCGCCGCGCTGCAGATGCCGGGCTCACCTACAACAGGCAAAGCTGGCGCCGCTCCCGTCAGCGAAGTCCCGGCGGCGCTCCATTATGAAAAATTCACCAGCCAGGATCAACTGGGCCACTTCCTTTTGAAGCAGTACCACATTCGCACTCCCAACGAACTGAGCAGCTGCGAGGTTTGCCACCGATGA
- a CDS encoding alpha/beta hydrolase-fold protein, producing the protein MTKSLLAVVLIAGAVCVCPAQRIEVTVPSTKPLNGHLVLVIAKSDKTEPRMQLSETYDSAEGFGVDAENLAPGAPLVIDGKTFGYPRRSLADIDAGDYYVQAVFNVYEQFHLASGKTVWLPPDKGEGQHWNQKPGNPFSKPIKVHIDGKALIKLTLDQTIPPIEGTPADPTVIAQQQPTAKWLKFERFRSEKLSAFWGRDMFLGAWILLPDGFDEHPEAKYPVIVYQDHFHPGIGPAQFTATPPDAKSQQFIRLQRGYRLFQDWTNGRLPRVILIYVQNANPYYDDSYDVDSANVGPYGSAINDELISSIEKKYRGIGQGWARATYGGSTGGWEALAAQVFYPDFYNGAYVACPDPVDFHAYQNINLYDDANAFVRKGDFGQVAIAADRKPDGSVIAEAGGEFAYEYILGTHGRSTEQWDIWQAVFSPAGSDGYPAEIINPLTGAIDKKVLEYWHDHYDLAAILKRDWRTLGPKLEGKLHIAVGDGDTYFLNNAVHMLDKQLQETRDPRSDATFQYGPGMPHCYTGGPSEYTMQQNNADWTERVLPQMVEHMLSTAPAGADTKSWRY; encoded by the coding sequence ATGACAAAATCTCTCCTTGCAGTTGTTCTTATCGCTGGCGCTGTTTGCGTCTGCCCCGCGCAACGAATCGAAGTTACCGTGCCCTCCACGAAGCCGCTCAACGGCCACCTTGTCCTCGTCATCGCCAAATCCGACAAGACTGAGCCGCGCATGCAGCTTTCTGAGACTTACGACTCGGCGGAAGGCTTCGGTGTCGATGCCGAGAACCTTGCCCCCGGGGCTCCGCTAGTTATCGATGGAAAGACCTTCGGTTATCCCCGGCGCTCCCTCGCCGACATCGATGCCGGGGACTACTACGTCCAGGCCGTTTTCAATGTCTACGAGCAATTCCACCTGGCCTCCGGCAAAACCGTGTGGCTCCCGCCAGACAAAGGTGAAGGCCAGCATTGGAATCAGAAGCCAGGCAATCCATTCAGCAAGCCCATCAAGGTCCACATTGATGGCAAAGCTCTGATCAAGCTCACGCTCGATCAAACGATCCCGCCTATCGAAGGCACGCCGGCGGACCCGACGGTCATCGCGCAACAACAGCCCACCGCAAAATGGCTTAAGTTCGAGCGCTTCCGCAGCGAAAAGCTCAGCGCCTTTTGGGGCCGGGACATGTTTCTTGGCGCGTGGATCCTTCTACCCGACGGTTTCGACGAACATCCCGAAGCCAAATATCCCGTGATCGTCTACCAGGATCACTTTCATCCGGGCATCGGACCCGCGCAGTTCACCGCAACGCCTCCCGATGCAAAATCCCAGCAGTTTATCCGCCTGCAACGGGGTTATCGACTCTTTCAGGACTGGACCAACGGCCGCCTTCCGCGCGTGATCCTGATTTACGTGCAAAATGCCAATCCTTACTACGACGATTCCTACGATGTGGATTCGGCCAACGTCGGCCCCTACGGCTCCGCTATCAACGATGAACTGATTTCTTCCATCGAGAAGAAGTATCGCGGTATTGGCCAAGGCTGGGCACGCGCTACCTACGGCGGATCGACTGGCGGTTGGGAAGCGCTGGCTGCACAGGTGTTTTACCCCGATTTCTACAACGGCGCATATGTAGCGTGTCCCGATCCGGTAGACTTCCACGCCTACCAGAACATCAACCTCTACGACGACGCCAATGCCTTCGTTCGCAAAGGAGACTTTGGCCAAGTTGCTATCGCCGCTGATCGCAAGCCCGATGGCAGCGTGATCGCGGAAGCAGGTGGTGAGTTTGCGTATGAATACATCCTTGGCACTCACGGCCGCTCCACCGAGCAATGGGACATCTGGCAGGCCGTGTTCTCTCCCGCAGGCAGTGACGGATATCCAGCGGAGATCATTAATCCGCTCACCGGCGCCATCGACAAGAAGGTACTCGAATATTGGCACGATCACTACGATCTCGCCGCCATTCTTAAACGCGATTGGCGCACCCTTGGCCCCAAACTTGAGGGCAAATTACACATCGCTGTCGGCGACGGCGATACATATTTCCTGAATAACGCCGTTCACATGCTCGATAAGCAGCTTCAGGAAACGCGCGATCCCCGTTCCGACGCGACATTTCAATACGGGCCCGGCATGCCGCACTGCTATACCGGCGGCCCATCGGAGTACACCATGCAGCAGAACAACGCCGACTGGACTGAGCGCGTGTTGCCGCAGATGGTCGAGCATATGTTGTCGACGGCTCCAGCAGGAGCGGACACGAAATCGTGGCGCTACTAA
- a CDS encoding TAT-variant-translocated molybdopterin oxidoreductase, translating into MSSEPMNAGTNQTGHTVEIEKSKASLAENETPMTLEQVRAKVKGTGPKFWRSIDELQNTPEFQAAVEKEFPSAAQEWVDPVSRRGFLKVMGASMALAGLAGCTKQPDEPIYPYVKAPEDLLLGKPNYFASMNPLPTGGVPLLVKTDQYRPVKVDGNPDHAYNHGSSDVFSQGSLLDLYDPDRSQHVTFEGENRQWSDFAQALHDKVVASKDGTGIYFLSATITSPTLARQWKAVQTAYPKATLVQYDPAIAGTFLARGYNVQYDLSNADVIVSLDADFLSGASYPGFHKLVADYAKRRKDPANGMNRLYAVESSPTTTGMKAEHRLGLRASEIPAFAAALASAVGASGASAPQYSWTGEQQAFLAALAKDLKSASGKSAALPGLYQDESVAALALAINQALGNVGKTVTVSSDPAIPLPSDQNGDIKKLVADLNGGKVDWLVCLNSNPIYSAPADLGFNDQLLGKAKIVAHLGSHYDETGHLAHWHIPAVHYLESWSDARAYDGTVSIVQPLIEPLYGGKSAHDVFQTLLDNPQLSAYDAVRITQKDTIKGDFEAGWRKALHAGWIENTTFGSGGSSKSASSTVPAPNPKDQFEIIFHPDPNIYDGRYSNVGWLQELPKPVTSLSWDNAAILSGATLESLKLEEDDIVEISAGGGVVKAPVMVAPGHPDNSVTLYMGYGREFAGRVGSGAGFNAYLVRTTAAPFFATGSIKKVDGKWGIAITKSHYQDHRGKNLSEYGNQNRSLEAVEALGERGIIRYASLEDFKANPNFAHEGEGHDTPEYDTTLFPNWQYNGNKWGMSIDMNSCTGCNACIVACYAENNIAVVGKQQVRIGRNMQWLRIDSYFEGDLAAPRAHFQPMTCQHCENAPCEQVCPVGATVHTPEGINTMVYNRCVGTRYCSNNCPYKVRRFNFLLYSDYETESLKLMRNPDVSVRSRGVMEKCSYCVQRVNEAKIQADKENRPIRDGEVVTACQQACPASVITFGNLNDKNSKVAKLNEDKRMYQVIADQNTRPRTRYLAEVLNFNPELEQKPVEHTPAKG; encoded by the coding sequence ATGAGCAGCGAACCCATGAACGCAGGAACGAACCAGACGGGGCACACCGTGGAGATTGAAAAAAGCAAGGCTAGCCTTGCTGAAAACGAAACACCGATGACGCTCGAACAGGTTCGCGCCAAGGTAAAAGGCACAGGACCAAAGTTCTGGCGCTCGATCGACGAACTTCAGAACACACCGGAGTTCCAGGCCGCCGTCGAAAAAGAATTTCCCAGCGCTGCGCAAGAATGGGTCGATCCAGTTTCACGCCGCGGCTTCCTCAAAGTCATGGGTGCGTCCATGGCGCTGGCCGGACTCGCGGGCTGCACGAAGCAGCCAGATGAGCCTATCTATCCCTACGTCAAGGCGCCCGAGGATCTCCTGCTCGGCAAGCCAAACTACTTCGCCAGCATGAACCCGCTGCCCACGGGCGGCGTGCCTCTGCTGGTCAAGACCGATCAGTATCGTCCTGTCAAAGTTGACGGTAATCCCGATCACGCCTACAACCACGGCTCTTCCGATGTCTTTTCGCAGGGCTCGCTGCTTGATCTTTACGATCCCGACCGCTCGCAGCATGTCACCTTCGAGGGCGAGAATCGACAGTGGTCCGACTTCGCGCAGGCGTTGCACGATAAGGTTGTTGCCAGCAAAGATGGCACTGGTATTTACTTCCTCTCCGCCACCATCACGTCGCCCACGCTTGCGCGCCAGTGGAAGGCCGTGCAGACCGCATATCCCAAGGCGACGCTGGTGCAGTACGACCCTGCCATTGCAGGCACGTTCCTTGCCCGTGGCTACAACGTTCAGTACGACCTGAGCAATGCCGACGTCATTGTCTCGCTAGACGCCGACTTCCTCTCCGGCGCTTCCTATCCCGGATTCCACAAACTGGTCGCCGATTACGCGAAGCGCCGCAAAGATCCCGCGAACGGGATGAACCGGCTTTACGCCGTAGAGAGTTCACCGACGACTACCGGCATGAAGGCGGAACATCGCCTCGGCCTGCGTGCCAGCGAGATTCCCGCATTCGCTGCGGCGCTTGCTTCGGCAGTGGGAGCTTCCGGCGCGTCTGCCCCGCAATATTCGTGGACCGGCGAACAGCAGGCATTCCTCGCGGCTCTCGCGAAGGACCTCAAATCAGCCAGTGGCAAGAGTGCCGCGCTTCCTGGCCTCTATCAGGATGAGTCAGTAGCGGCCCTCGCGCTCGCCATCAACCAAGCTCTGGGCAATGTCGGCAAAACGGTTACCGTATCTTCCGATCCCGCGATTCCGCTGCCCAGCGATCAGAACGGTGATATTAAAAAACTCGTCGCCGATCTCAATGGCGGCAAGGTTGACTGGCTTGTGTGTCTCAATTCGAACCCGATCTATTCGGCACCGGCCGATCTGGGATTCAACGACCAGTTGCTTGGCAAGGCAAAGATTGTCGCGCATCTCGGCTCTCATTACGACGAAACAGGCCACCTCGCGCATTGGCATATTCCGGCCGTACACTATCTTGAGTCGTGGTCTGATGCCCGTGCGTATGACGGCACCGTCTCTATTGTGCAGCCGCTGATCGAACCGCTCTACGGCGGCAAGAGCGCACACGATGTCTTTCAGACTTTGCTTGACAATCCGCAACTGAGCGCCTACGACGCCGTTCGCATCACGCAGAAAGACACCATCAAGGGCGACTTTGAAGCCGGCTGGCGCAAGGCTCTCCATGCGGGATGGATCGAGAACACCACATTCGGTAGCGGTGGGTCTTCAAAGTCAGCGTCCTCCACTGTTCCCGCTCCCAATCCGAAGGACCAGTTCGAAATCATCTTCCATCCCGATCCGAACATCTATGACGGCCGCTATTCAAACGTTGGCTGGCTGCAGGAACTTCCCAAGCCGGTTACAAGCTTGAGCTGGGATAACGCTGCCATCCTTTCCGGCGCAACTCTGGAAAGTCTGAAGCTCGAGGAAGACGACATCGTCGAAATCAGCGCAGGAGGGGGAGTGGTCAAGGCTCCCGTGATGGTAGCGCCGGGTCATCCCGACAACTCCGTCACTCTATATATGGGGTACGGTCGGGAATTTGCCGGCCGCGTTGGCTCGGGCGCCGGCTTCAATGCCTACCTGGTGCGCACCACAGCTGCTCCGTTTTTCGCTACCGGATCCATTAAGAAGGTAGATGGCAAGTGGGGAATCGCCATCACCAAGAGCCACTACCAGGATCATCGCGGCAAAAACCTCTCTGAATATGGCAACCAGAACCGCTCCCTTGAAGCTGTTGAAGCTCTGGGCGAGCGCGGCATCATCCGCTACGCCAGCCTTGAGGACTTCAAGGCAAACCCCAACTTCGCACACGAAGGCGAAGGCCACGATACTCCCGAGTACGACACCACACTCTTCCCAAATTGGCAATACAACGGCAACAAGTGGGGCATGTCCATCGACATGAATAGTTGTACCGGCTGCAATGCCTGCATCGTGGCTTGCTATGCCGAGAACAACATCGCAGTCGTAGGAAAACAGCAAGTCCGCATTGGCCGCAACATGCAGTGGCTGCGTATTGACTCTTACTTCGAAGGCGACCTCGCTGCACCCCGCGCGCATTTCCAGCCCATGACTTGCCAGCACTGCGAGAACGCTCCCTGCGAACAGGTCTGCCCGGTGGGCGCCACGGTGCACACACCGGAAGGCATCAATACTATGGTGTACAACCGCTGCGTTGGCACCCGCTACTGCTCCAATAACTGCCCCTACAAGGTGCGGCGCTTTAACTTCCTGCTCTACTCCGACTACGAGACCGAGAGTCTCAAGCTGATGCGCAATCCCGACGTTTCCGTCCGTTCCCGCGGCGTGATGGAGAAGTGCAGCTACTGCGTGCAGCGCGTCAACGAGGCCAAGATTCAAGCCGACAAGGAGAACCGCCCGATCCGCGACGGCGAAGTTGTCACAGCCTGCCAGCAGGCCTGCCCCGCGTCGGTCATCACCTTCGGCAACCTTAACGACAAGAACAGCAAGGTTGCAAAGCTCAACGAAGACAAGCGCATGTATCAGGTCATCGCCGATCAGAACACGCGGCCTCGGACACGCTATCTTGCCGAGGTTCTGAATTTTAATCCTGAACTTGAACAGAAGCCGGTGGAGCACACACCGGCAAAGGGTTGA
- a CDS encoding M20/M25/M40 family metallo-hydrolase, whose translation MKTHPSLLLQVCLGISVLFAAGAKPTQSQSTQASAAQPAHESLDLATISRIRDEGLVHSHIMEYASGLFDGIGPRLTGSPEFERAAQWSIDQLRRMGTSNPHEESWGEFGMGWTQVGTSVLMTAPSTATILAQATPWSPATQGEVTGDVIAVPEIENEAGFNKWKGKLAGKIILYGKVPSINPDPTNPLEHYDAAKLEHFASYPLNGDQEDSFVLPNDPPFWEKVFAQMAFKEKVAKFFADEHASTVLVPGGFRGVIHDDTGSSMGWFVYRLEHKQAIPSAVIASEAFLRMNRLVSHDVPVKVKVNIDTHFSGDHVDGHDVIADIPGTDPSLKDQVVMVGGHLDSWIAGTGATDDGAGTIIALEAMRILKSLNIQPRRTIRIGLWGGEEQGIFGSSGYIRNHYGSLSYTKKAEEQAVPEFLRTQTGPVAVKPDHARFDVYFNADNGTGRFLGIYSEGNAQAARVFEQWAAPVKDLGFTTISMRNTGSTDHVPFDQVGLPGFQFIQDPRDYDSVTHHSNQDTYERMSEPDLKQAATIMAIFVYNAAQRDAMMPRLPMPNPPLDEERAKPLEGIYTTAPK comes from the coding sequence ATGAAGACCCACCCTTCCCTTCTCCTTCAGGTTTGTCTTGGCATATCTGTTCTATTCGCGGCCGGCGCAAAGCCGACGCAATCGCAAAGCACTCAGGCTTCCGCCGCACAGCCCGCCCATGAATCGCTGGATCTCGCAACTATTTCGCGGATTCGCGATGAAGGACTCGTGCATTCGCACATCATGGAGTATGCAAGTGGACTGTTCGACGGGATTGGACCGCGGTTAACAGGGTCTCCAGAATTCGAACGCGCCGCGCAATGGTCGATTGATCAGCTTCGCCGAATGGGCACGAGCAATCCCCATGAAGAGTCGTGGGGCGAATTCGGAATGGGCTGGACGCAGGTGGGTACAAGCGTTCTGATGACCGCACCGTCGACTGCGACGATTCTGGCACAGGCAACTCCCTGGTCGCCTGCAACTCAGGGAGAAGTGACAGGCGATGTGATCGCTGTTCCAGAGATCGAGAATGAGGCAGGTTTCAACAAGTGGAAAGGCAAGCTCGCGGGAAAGATCATTTTGTATGGGAAGGTGCCTTCAATCAATCCTGATCCGACGAATCCCCTGGAGCACTACGATGCGGCCAAGCTGGAGCATTTCGCGAGTTATCCGCTGAACGGGGATCAGGAAGACAGCTTCGTGCTCCCCAATGACCCGCCGTTCTGGGAAAAGGTCTTCGCACAGATGGCATTCAAGGAAAAAGTGGCAAAGTTCTTTGCCGACGAGCACGCATCGACAGTGCTGGTGCCAGGCGGTTTTCGCGGAGTGATCCACGATGACACCGGCAGTTCGATGGGATGGTTCGTTTATCGGCTGGAACACAAGCAAGCCATTCCTTCCGCTGTGATTGCCAGCGAAGCCTTTCTGCGCATGAATCGGCTGGTATCGCATGATGTGCCAGTGAAAGTGAAGGTGAACATCGATACACACTTCAGCGGAGATCATGTCGATGGCCATGATGTCATCGCGGATATTCCAGGCACCGATCCATCGCTGAAAGACCAGGTGGTAATGGTTGGCGGTCATCTCGACAGTTGGATCGCGGGCACAGGCGCGACCGATGACGGCGCTGGAACCATCATCGCCCTTGAAGCAATGCGCATCTTGAAGTCGCTCAACATTCAGCCGCGCAGGACGATTCGAATCGGGTTGTGGGGAGGCGAAGAACAGGGAATCTTCGGTTCCTCAGGCTACATTCGCAACCACTATGGATCGCTCAGCTATACCAAAAAGGCGGAAGAGCAGGCGGTGCCGGAATTCCTGCGCACGCAGACAGGTCCCGTAGCCGTTAAGCCGGATCATGCGCGCTTTGATGTCTACTTCAATGCCGACAACGGAACGGGAAGATTCCTCGGGATCTACTCGGAAGGAAATGCGCAGGCGGCGCGCGTGTTCGAGCAGTGGGCCGCGCCGGTCAAGGATCTGGGGTTCACGACGATTTCAATGCGAAACACAGGCTCTACCGATCACGTGCCCTTCGACCAGGTGGGCTTGCCGGGATTTCAATTCATCCAGGATCCGCGCGACTACGATAGCGTGACGCATCACAGCAATCAGGACACCTATGAGCGCATGTCGGAACCGGACTTGAAGCAGGCGGCAACGATCATGGCGATTTTTGTATACAACGCGGCGCAACGTGACGCGATGATGCCACGCCTGCCGATGCCGAATCCGCCACTGGATGAAGAGAGGGCCAAGCCGTTGGAAGGAATTTATACGACCGCGCCCAAATGA